A segment of the Halovivax limisalsi genome:
GGTAGCGACCTCTGAAGCGGGGGAGCCCGATAACTGCAGGAGGCAGAGAAAGAACGAGGACCACATACTGCAAAGAGTTCCTGGATCCGTCGAGTGTGGGGAGATCAAGGAAAGCGGCTGACTACTCGGACACCGTGTTACCCAGATTTGAAGGAAATCACCACTCGTGACAGCGATAATTCCAGAGTGACGAGTCGAGGATAGGTCATTGATAAGCTTATAAAGGAGCTTCAACGGCTGGAACTCTCACATATCGATATCGACCTCAGTCTATTCTACTGGCGCCTCTGCGATTGTCTCTCAAGCGGTTCCCGCTGCTTGATCGCATCAACGAGGGTAAGGCCGTGTGCGTGTGCAATTTCGTCGGCCATCGCCCAGCAATGGTACCACATTTTACTGCCTTCGGCATACTGACGTGCCATCCAGGTGAGCGCTTCCACTATGATCAAGTCGTCCTGTGGATGCCGGTGCATCAGTTCGTCACGTCGCATTATGCCTTAAAAACCTCAGGACGAGCTACCCTTTCATGGTTTCAATTTCAGTCTCGATTTCGAACGTGACTGCTCTCGTTGATAGTGTCTCGGCCATCTCCTGGCGTTGCTCGGCTGTCAGGTCGTCCCGTTCGAGAATCTTCTTGGCCGCAGCAACCTGCGAAACAAGATCTTCGCAGGCGTAAGCAACGGCGTCGCTCCGGTTACAATCGTAGAAGTCAGCGGCCTTCTCGATCGATCGAAACCGCCACTCGTTGCCATCGTCGGTGCGGATTCGGACGCTTGCTGGGGTCGTGCTTTTGCCCATACTCGTGAACACGGTCCGTGAATCCTAGATTTTTGCGGTCACTGAAACGGGTCTGATTTAAGTGACCCATAGGTCACAGCCGCGAGCGGCCCGGCTGCGGTCTCGTTTGTCGGCCAGATCGCCGCGATATGAACACGGTCGGATCGTGCTCGTGTTCATATTCGGGAAACGGATTCTCTCGACGCGTGACCCCATGGGGAACGACAGCATCCAATAGATGACAATTGGATTCTGGCTGAGTTGGAGATCAATGAGTGCTGAGAGCCTATACTTCTGTAGTCTTTAGATTGATCAAGAGATAGGACGTTATTTTATTCACATCTTTATAATTCTGCTTCTATCAAATTTACTATACAAATTCAATTATTGATGTGATCCTCCATGGATTCTCCTAGTTTTATTATATCCTCCCGGAGATTGAAGTTGGAATTATCTATATAGTTTTTGAATTTCATTGTTTCAGCATATTCGCTTTTGCTGTAGAGATCTGTTTTTTTACTCCATTTACCCAAATCCTCACTTCCAATTCCTGACGTCGCTTCAACCACTGATTCGACAATATCTTCTATTTCACTATCAACTTTGATTTCCTCGCCATCAGATTGGTATTTTGTAACAATTTTCCCTCTCTTCATTTCGGGCATTGTCGGTAGAGACCCCTCTAAATCCTCAAGAGTATTACTCAATTCTTCTGAATAGCACCCATACATATATGGGACATACTCGGTATTAGTGATCCTTTCCCCCCTCTTTGCGAGAGAGAGCAGCTCAGCAAGGTAGACCAACTTCTGTAGTCTAAACTCATACAAACCATGAGGGTGCTTCTGGAGGAATACCCGAATTAGCTCCTCTAGAGAGATATCTTCTGCTTCCGAAGAGGGCGTAGTTTCATCAGGTACTTCCCCACTCATGGTTATCGATTACCGCTTACCACATATGGGTAGTCGGCATCCAGCGGAAGTAAAATCTTCCTTTTGATTCCCAACATTGGTATATTACGAATGTTCCTCGAGTAGTGACTGTCGATATGTCATGGCTAGATCGTCATTGAACTCTTCAAGTATTGAAAACTCAGCTATCATATATTCAATATAGTGCCTTTTGTACGTTCCTGATGCGTCCAAAAACATTGCGGAAGTAGCTAAGAGTATTAGGGGTAGGTATAGTTCGTAACCACTAAGAGCATAAAAAGATAGAGGTAGGGAATTAAGGGAAATCGTTCCAAATTGGAAAAGTGCAAGATACATAGCCAAATGTGCCAACCCTAGTAAAAGGAACACTACCCACATACTTCGGCAAAACGAATACAATGATTGAAAATGCCGGTACTGTGCGTCACCTCTATGAGTCAAACGAGCAGTGATTAGAGGGTATCTGTTAGCATTTTCATATGGCACTTTTCTCCTCATGTCCACATCATAGGCATTCAGGTATGCAAGGATGAATCTGTCATATAATTCTTCTTTTTCTTTTTCTTCCCATCTTTCTGGATTATCGCCAGCGTAATTCCACTCAATTGATTTTCCAAACAAATATCGATGGCCGATTAACGAGTCGTAAAGACCCCAATATCTATTTTTCCACCAAATACCCCATCCCAACCTTATAGTATCGTATATATCAAACCATCTTTCTGGGAATATACAGATCATAGCTGCTAGTAATAAATCCATGATAAACTTTAATAGCAGATTTAGAAGTACGATAAAAGTCAATGGGAAAAATGATACCATAAATAATATCAGAATTATGCGTTTTCCTCCATTCCAATATTTTTTAGCTGAGCGGCGATACCAATTCATCAGGCGGGCGCCCTCCACATAGAGCGTACGAGAAATCCGGGTAAGCCAAATTCCTAACTTTAGAAATACCTTCTCAAAGTTATCCGCTAATGTGTGAACCCCCTGACCTATCATTAAACCTAAAAGAAGGAGGACAACAAGTAAGGAAATAATGTCAACAAACCGACCCCCTGATTGAGGGATTACGATCTGATCCCTCGGAAAAAGGGAGTAAAATCCGATTAGGAATATTGCACCAGGCACCGATTTACCGAAGAGATCGTATGAACCTAGGAATTCTAGATGATGAGAAGGCATATGAGCCAGATGGGAATGGATCTGTATCAGAGAATTTCTTCACTGGTTATTAGAACTTGTGGTGAATGACAGAGAAATAACGACCAACACCCCTATTTCAAGTATTTCAACTGGAGATTGCGGCGAAGAGGTGGGGCGGGTGCGTTGTAATTTTTGACTCTGTCCCCTTGGGGACACCCCCCAAGGGGGCGTTCGCGCGCAGCGCGAAACGACCCCGCAGCGGTCGCGGTGCGGTCGGCGCGGTCGAGCCCATGACCGCCACCCGAACACAACTGAACTTGTGACTGTCGGAACCTAGTGAAAGTATACTTGCTGAAAATAAGCA
Coding sequences within it:
- a CDS encoding DUF7692 domain-containing protein; this encodes MGKSTTPASVRIRTDDGNEWRFRSIEKAADFYDCNRSDAVAYACEDLVSQVAAAKKILERDDLTAEQRQEMAETLSTRAVTFEIETEIETMKG
- a CDS encoding type II toxin-antitoxin system antitoxin SocA domain-containing protein codes for the protein MSGEVPDETTPSSEAEDISLEELIRVFLQKHPHGLYEFRLQKLVYLAELLSLAKRGERITNTEYVPYMYGCYSEELSNTLEDLEGSLPTMPEMKRGKIVTKYQSDGEEIKVDSEIEDIVESVVEATSGIGSEDLGKWSKKTDLYSKSEYAETMKFKNYIDNSNFNLREDIIKLGESMEDHINN